In Phalacrocorax carbo chromosome 1, bPhaCar2.1, whole genome shotgun sequence, the genomic stretch GCAGAGAACATTCTGGGTGTCACAAATTTCATCCACATGGTGAGCCGGTCCCGCGTGCGCCTCTCGTGGGCCACCCACTACGTCGGGGATCTGAGGTAGGAAAccactcctcttcctctttctaaCGCAGCTGGAGTACAAACAAGGAGAATCACTTCTTGCCCAGGTGACAAGCCGGACTGGCACAGGAGACACCATGGTCCTGGGGGTTGCAGAGGAAACACGGGGCCTTCTATCTTTAGGTCCTTGGCTTAAAGCGGGCCAGGCTGCAGTTGCTGGACACAGGAGCTTGGTGAGAGTTCTTTGGGGTCTGTGTGAAATAGGAAGATGTCCCCTTGGAAACTGTATCATTAAAAAAGGCTGGTTCCCAAGTTGTCCCCTTCTTTGCAATCacagaggagagctgagaggTTGACTACCTCCTGCAGGGGCATCGAGGCTGTGTTACCAGTGCTGTTCCTGTAAGCCCCGAGGCTCTGTGCATAACCTTTGCACTGAAGGCCACTGCAGGGTGCCTGGTAAAGATGTCccattttcagcagctgagacaGAACTGTGgatcccacctctcctcccttctttctgcccttcttaccttttccttctttttgtagAGCAATTAACAATGGCCTGCTGGACACCTACCAGTTGAAATCTCTGGATGGGCTTCTGGAGGGCGACCTGGAAGATCTGGCTATTGTGAAGGACAAGAAAGGGAAGCTGCACATCACGCTCCGGTTCTACCTGGAGAATAGGAACACCAGCGCAGGCATCGATTCCATCACCCTTCCACAGGACGAACTGGATAATTTTGCCACCCGCGCACCTTACGACCGTGTCATCCGTTGCCTGGGCTGGAAGTTTGACTTCTCTATCTACAACAGGTGAGGGAGAACCAggatctccagggaagcaggcatTTAGAGGGAAGGGCCCGAGTAGGGAGGAAAGGGTAGGCAGGTCCTCTCCTGGCAGCATTGCCTGGACCTCCATGTGCCCTGAGCTACCTGGTGCTGCACAGTCCTTTGTTTACCCTGCAGCTACAGCCATGTCCTGGTGGGAGAGTGTGTGCCACTGCCCGCTAACCAAAAGGCTCTAGGGCTAAGCACATGGCAGTGTTGAGACCTGCACGACGCAGAAACACTTGTGCCTTTAGAACTTAACATTGTGACCTGCCAGATCACATGGAGAAGGCTGGCaatgttttgtgtttggggtttggtttttttttttggaatgaGGATGGTACAGGTACAGATCGCTACAGAAaggttttgtctgcttttttttcccctgaggaTGTAACCTTCACTCTACCTTGGTTTGTCTCCTAGTACATCCCACAGCTGAAAATGATACTGCAAACTTCACTGTCTTCCAGAATTCACTGTCAGTGGCTCAGGCCACCTGATCGTGTCCAGAGCTACCTCGAGATAAGCACCCTTGTCTTCTGGAAGATTGTCGTTGTAGTAGTAAATCCCACTGAAGGCAGGGGGGGCATGAAGCAGTGTCTTGCAGTGGCTACGATCTAATCTGTGTCTTAACAGGaaaccctttttatttttccacgCCCGCCCTTCCTGACAGCCTGCTATTCTCTTTTGCGCGCTAGATCCCTGGGACTGATGACaggaaaagggaataaaaagaagTATCCGCAGATCAAACCCAGCTACGAGTCCAAAGGCACTCGGGGGCTTTTTGTTATTGGCACTGCTAGCCATTCTGTTGACTTCAGGAAATCTGCTGGGGGCTTCATCCATGGATTCCGGTATACAAGTGAGTACTGGGGTGTACAGaaggggcagaggtgggaattGTTCCCCCCTTCGAAGGAACGGTTCATAGCTTACTGCTGGAAAGAGATCACCCTTAGTCTTATGCTGGCAATAAGAATGGCAAAACACAGCCAAGCTACAGCTGTGTCATCTGAAGTGGAGGGAAAGTGACTTGGGGTCATATCTGAAGTTTTTGGttgtctgtctttgttttgtcttgtgtCTCTCTTGCCCATTGTCTCTTATTTATGTAACACAATAGATTCCTGCCTGCCAGATGCTCTGCCTCGTGACAGACTGTGGGTGAGAGGTCTGTGCTGTGGAGTTAAAACCCAGTGGCTTTGGGCAGTAGAGAGAATTTCCATCTcgatgtgtgtgtgtgcccatCCTTATCGTTAAAGTACTGCTCAGAAGTAATGAAATATCCCCAagggcccccccaccccctcaccaaCCACTTAGCATCATATCAGCGGTTGGAGGGCATCTCCACTGCAGTTACCAGCAATTGGGGTGGGAGATCCTGAGCACGGATGAGCTGTAGAGCTTATTTATTGCATCCTGCCAGTATCCAtgtgtgctgcagcagagccatcAGATTTCTTAAAAGCATAAGCTCggatttttaaataatctgtctttgtttctctcaATGTCTTAGCTCGGGCAGTCCACCGCCTATTGGAAAACCGTCACCATGGTGTCCCCTGGCCATCTACTGTCTACCCTATTACACAGCTGACCAATTCCATCATCAAGCGGGTGAACGAGGCCTCAGGCCTCTACCAGATGTTCGGTATCCTGGCTGACATCATACTGCTGagagagtgagtgagtgagtaaTTATTTCCAGCACTGCACTCCATCgtttcattcctttttctttaccaTTGCTTCCCATGGTGCCACCACACAAATTGCTCCATTGCTGCCTAAGGATGTTAGTGTCACGTAGGCACCCACCTCAAAACCTGTACCACTGCCGTGACTTGTGCCAGTATCCCCAATTCTgctaatttcttctttctcttaagGGGCTGAAATTGTCCAGACCTTCCCTTTAGGCTCAGAGGTATAGTACCCTTTTAACCATCCCTAGGGAAAAGCTTTCCTTGAGCAGTGCTCATGTAGAGAGGAATCCCATTATCCGGGAAAATAATGGAGTCTTGCAACAGTATCTGCAGCCTTCATACACTTTGCTTCGAGTTCAACCCCAGACCTGTAATGACCAAAAATAATTACTGTCTGATGGCTCTTTGGCCTTAGCCTCGAGCAGCGGAGGGGCTGTTGGATTGCAGCTGGCTTTTTTCTGGTGGAAGAGTCTGATAGTTGTGGTTACAATTCACAGGAATGCCACAACATTTGAATATCTGGAAGAATACCCAGTTGGAGTCCTGGCCGAGCTGGAAGGGCAGACGGGGAGAAAGGCTCCCAACGGGCTGTTTGTTGTCATCATGGAGTATGGGAGGAATTTCTCTGGGGCTGACAAGGATGTCTTCTACTATAACCGAGCCGTGGGAGAGGCACAGCATGCCTGGCAGTCCAACTTTTTGCACCCTGTTATTTACTATTACAAACGCCTCCCAACAGGTAAGGtttcctgcctctccctgctAATTATCTGATACGAGCAAAATGGAGAGGGGTGAAGATACTTCAGAGCCAAAAAAACCGGAGGGTACCTGAAGGCATTGCATAcccttttcctctgcttcctttGCATCTGTCCTCtgggacaccttccaccaggTGTGAGCTGAAGAAAAACTTGGGAGTTGGCAAGAAGTTTCCATCAGTCAGACCAATACAAGGCATGGGGTGGTGGGTTTGTACCAGAGACCTCATATttgagaaaaggaacaaaacaggTGTGCCAGGAGCTGCCCCATTCCCAAAACAAGGAACgttgctttccttttgctggCACCCTGCAGGTATTTTGCAGAGTCCCAGCAGATGAGGCTGGGCCGTTTGGTGTTACCGCCAAAAGAAAGCTGCTCTCTGGCCAGCCCAAGCCTGAGAGGTCACACGGTGATAGAGGCAGCCAAAGGCAAGGGTTTGAAGATGAGTGTTACATCCAGCAAACAAACACGCCCAGAATAGATTTCCTTGGGAAGTGAGTGTGCTGAATCTTCATCTCCAGAAACCTAGGGTCAGAGTCCAGCCTGCCTTGCCTGGGAAGAAGTGTGATGTGTAGCATCATTAAAGCTCAGCCTGTCTGGCAGTCCCTGCCCAGGGGAGACAGGAGTGAAATGACAGAAAGTACTGCAGGCAGGGACAAGGGGCAGCTGTGCAGTAGCGGACAGAGCTAGCGGAGGGGATTGCGAATGACAGTAAGGTAGGGATTAAAAAGGTCAGGACAAGAGCTGGAACAGCTGTCGTAGCTGCATTCCACTACCCAAGCTCTTTTTAATGCCATTTCAGTTCTGAGAGATTCCCTTAATGTTCTCTTGGCAGAGCATGAGATGAGACTTCGGCCCCCAGATTGGCCTCTCCCCCGCCCAGATGCCGTCCATCACATTGTGGAGGACTTTCTGACAGACTGGACGGCCCCGAACGCTCACATCCTGCCACTGAGGCGATTTTTGGAGAACTGCCTCAGCACTGACCTGCGCAATTTCTTTGCAGGTAATTCGAGCGCAGGGTTGatgtgacaggagaagggggaTGCAAGGGACAAGCGACAGAAGTGATCTCTTCTGCAAATAGCTGAGATCTCCCTGTGGTGAGCTGGTGGTCTCGCCACCAGTCACACCTCTTTGATGCACTCCCCAGACAGTGAAAAGTGCCGGTGCTGCGAGCATGTTCCCAAATAGCCTTTGTTCTTGCTTACTACCAGAAAGAGACTTGCCCCAGGCACACACACAGATTTAGGGAAAGGTGTATGAGGTTTGTTTCAGTCCCTTTTTCACCTGcagctttccttcctcctccattaTTTGAACATTCCTTTGTGCCATTGGGTACCAGATCTCTTTTCGTGTACTGGAATTGCTTTCCCATGGGAAACAGGAGTGCTGGGATGCGAAAGCTGGAGagcctctgctgcctcccttcCTGGTCTGAAGACTGGTCTGGAAACTTCCTGCAGGAACCCCATGTGCCACAGAGAGGGAAGCAATCCTGTGGTACTCTAAGATGCCAGAGGGCTGCAAGCTCAAGTCCAGCTCCTTCTCCTCTCGCAGTGCAGACTGGAGATCCCACCTGGCATCTCTGGAGCTCTGCAGAATTGAGTCGATTACTCTGCTGCCATCCAGGGCAGGATGCCAGGCGGGAAACTCCAGTCATCTTCCCTCATCCTCTCTACCTTTTGTTCTGAATGAGTCCTCAAGAGTTTAGGGAATTATTCTCtgattttttattcttttcccccCAGAGTCCTGTTTCCTATTTGCTTTCACCCGCCAGAAGCTGCCTCCCTTCTGTCGGCAGGGGTATATGAGAATGCAAGGCCTCGTGGGGAGCGAGAGGCTCCGGCACCATGCAGTGGAAGCTGGCCTGCTGGAGGATTACACTCTCACAGACTTTTTGGGTGACGGACCCCCTGACAGCCACGAAGGGTCACAGGACCATCTGCTGAGAGATAACGTGATACCAGTTCATCCGCTGCAGCATCTTGTTACTGCCAAGGATGAGCTTTAACCTTTCTCACTCCACACTGAAACCCACAGGTGCTGTTGTGACGATATTGTAACAGAGATCCGCAGCAGGATTCCGCCCTTTCCAATCCACCTTTTCCATCCCCATGCCTTCCTCTGATTGTGAGTTGCCAAAGACCTGCTCAGATCTTGCTGTTACAAAGAGGACCAACGTGCTCTAAAGGATAAGTGAGGGACCGAAATCCAGTGATGCTGAGGTTTCCCGCGTTGTCCTTGCAGAGTTCAGAGTTGCCTGAAGGTGGTGTTTGTGTTTATCTCGAGGACCAATATGCGCAGCAACGTCCAGGGGTCGAAGAGAGAGTGCAGGAGCGCCTGGGTAACTTAAAATGTCACATTCCTCTTGTGAGGTGACCTCCTCATCGACTGTGGCAGCGCTGCTGGCTCTCGGGTCCCTGGATGCCGTACGCTGCGTATACTTGAAGATCTGTTTGTGCCCCGAATCCCGAAGCAGTACACCAGGCAAActtcacagtatttttcctgCATTTGAGTTAGGGCAGTTGCGTAGCTTGAGCAGAGAGGGGTGGTCTTTTTCTAGTTACCATCTTAGGTGGGATAACTTGTCACTTCCTGAAGAGCACCACAGGAGACCCTTCCCTCCACAGAAGGGTGAGTAGCTTGCCTGGGACGCAGAGACTTCCACCGAGCTCGGCTCCGCTGTCCTCACgttttccttctcctgcacCAAGCAGCCCGAAAGGTTTGCCCCTGTCTTTTATAAAGCATGACCAATACTTCTCCTATTTGCACTATGTCCCATCAAGAACGTTTTGGGTGGACTTTGATGTTGTTAAAATGcttgtcttctgtttcttttattcccCTC encodes the following:
- the FOXRED2 gene encoding FAD-dependent oxidoreductase domain-containing protein 2 isoform X1 translates to MALAGCGMLLGLALHFGSLRGASGAPSLYHDYCIIGAGPSGLQAAYFLQRAGRDYIVFERSHAPGSFFALYPRHRKLISINKRYTGKSNSEFNLRHDWNSLLSHDRRLLFRRYSRDFFPDADAMVRYLEDFASLLKLRVQYNTAVVHVTLERDSQAWNGHYFLLTDQDRQNYKCSSLLVATGTWVPNVVNFPGSEYVEGYETVSINPEDFAGQTVLILGRGNSAFETAENILGVTNFIHMVSRSRVRLSWATHYVGDLRAINNGLLDTYQLKSLDGLLEGDLEDLAIVKDKKGKLHITLRFYLENRNTSAGIDSITLPQDELDNFATRAPYDRVIRCLGWKFDFSIYNRSLGLMTGKGNKKKYPQIKPSYESKGTRGLFVIGTASHSVDFRKSAGGFIHGFRYTTRAVHRLLENRHHGVPWPSTVYPITQLTNSIIKRVNEASGLYQMFGILADIILLRENATTFEYLEEYPVGVLAELEGQTGRKAPNGLFVVIMEYGRNFSGADKDVFYYNRAVGEAQHAWQSNFLHPVIYYYKRLPTEHEMRLRPPDWPLPRPDAVHHIVEDFLTDWTAPNAHILPLRRFLENCLSTDLRNFFAESCFLFAFTRQKLPPFCRQGYMRMQGLVGSERLRHHAVEAGLLEDYTLTDFLGDGPPDSHEGSQDHLLRDNVIPVHPLQHLVTAKDEL
- the FOXRED2 gene encoding FAD-dependent oxidoreductase domain-containing protein 2 isoform X2, encoding MALAGCGMLLGLALHFGSLRGASGAPSLYHDYCIIGAGPSGLQAAYFLQRAGRDYIVFERSHAPGSFFALYPRHRKLISINKRYTGKSNSEFNLRHDWNSLLSHDRRLLFRRYSRDFFPDADAMVRYLEDFASLLKLRVQYNTAVVHVTLERDSQAWNGHYFLLTDQDRQNYKCSSLLVATGTWVPNVVNFPGSEYVEGYETVSINPEDFAGQTVLILGRGNSAFETAENILGVTNFIHMVSRSRVRLSWATHYVGDLRAINNGLLDTYQLKSLDGLLEGDLEDLAIVKDKKGKLHITLRFYLENRNTSAGIDSITLPQDELDNFATRAPYDRVIRCLGWKFDFSIYNRSLGLMTGKGNKKKYPQIKPSYESKGTRGLFVIGTASHSVDFRKSAGGFIHGFRYTTRAVHRLLENRHHGVPWPSTVYPITQLTNSIIKRVNEASGLYQMFGILADIILLRENATTFEYLEEYPVGVLAELEGQTGRKAPNGLFVVIMEYGRNFSGADKDVFYYNRAVGEAQHAWQSNFLHPVIYYYKRLPTESCFLFAFTRQKLPPFCRQGYMRMQGLVGSERLRHHAVEAGLLEDYTLTDFLGDGPPDSHEGSQDHLLRDNVIPVHPLQHLVTAKDEL